The uncultured Celeribacter sp. genome includes the window ATCGGGAATGGCGATTGGCTCTTCGTTCGTGGCCACTTTCTGAACCGGGAGCATGCCGGGGGCATGGGCGGCAAAGAAGGCGCCAAGGCCGTCGACCATCACCTGACCGGTATATTCGCCACCCATGGGCAGCATGCCTTTGCCTTCAAGTCTGGTCGATTTGCCTGCCTTGTAAAGCATATGGGCAATCTGCTGTTCGATATAGTTGGGCTGGCCTTCCTCCACGATGAGAACGGCGTCTTTGCCCTCGCAGAACTCCATGATCTGACTGTCAACCAGCGGGTAGACGCAGTTCAGCACCAGCATGTCGACATCAGTGTCGCCGTAGAGATCGGCCAGACCAAGGCGGTTGAGGGCGCGGATCACGGTGTTGTAGGTGCCGCCCTGCAGGATCACACCGACCTTGCCCGAGGCGTTGCCGAAGCGTTCGTTGATGCCTTTTTCCAGAATGAAATTCTGGGCCGCAGGCAGACGTTTGGTCAGCTTTTCTTCTTCGTGCAGATAGGTGGCGGGGGGCAGTACGATGCGGTCGAGCTTGCGTTTCGGGTTCTCCAGCGCGTCTGAAACCGTCAGCGGCGGACGCTTGTTGTCCTTGGCGGTGAAATGCCCGTGGACGTGACAGGAGCGAATGCCCACCTGCAGCATCACCGGGGTGTTGGAGACCTCTGACATCTCAAATCCGTCGCCCACGGCCTTGACGATGGCGGGCAAATTCGGCCGCGGGTCCATCATCCAGACCTGCGATTTCATCGCGAAAGCATAGGTGCGCTCCTGCATGATCGAGGAGCCTTCGCCATAGTCTTCGCCGACGATGATCAGCGCCCCGCCCGTCACACCGCCGGAGGCCAGATTCGACAGCGCATCAGAGGCCACGTTTGTCCCGACGACGGATTTATAGGTCACGGCCCCGCGGATCGGATAATGGACAGAGGCGGCCAGCATGGCTGTTGCGGTGGCTTCCGAGGCGGAGGCCTCAAAATGAACGCCCAATTCGCCGAGGATTTCCTGAGCGTCTGCCAGAACGTCCATCAGGTGGGAGATCGGCGATCCCTGATAGCCCCCGACATAGCCGACGCCGTTTTCCAGCAGGGCCTTGGTGATGGCGAGAATGCCCTCACCGGTGAATGTTTCGCCGTCGCCTTGTTTGAGTTTCTGGACTTCCTTGGCGAATGATCTCTCGGCCATGGGTGGTCTCCTGAGTCTGTGCGTTATTTGCCCGTCCGGGCTTAAAAGTCGTGATGGCGGATGTCGTAGAAGACCCGCAGCAACATGTGATTGAGCTGGGCGCGTTCGCTGGGATCGAGCACGGCCAGCATGGTGTCCTGCATGCGCATCATTTCGGGCCAGGCGGTTTCATAGGCGCTTTGCCCGGCTTCGGTCAGATGGATATGGCGGATGCGGTTGTCGGCGTCTGAGGCTTCGCGCCGGATCAGACCGGCCTTTTCCATCGTGTCCAGCGTGCGCGACAGGGTGGATTGTTTGATGACAGTCAGCACCGACAGTTCGTTGATGGTGCAGGGGCCGCCTTCGGCCAGAACGGCGAGGGCACGCATCTGGGCGACAGAGACGCCGACCGCTTTCAGAGCGGCTTCGACCCCTTTGTTGTAGCGGGCCATGACGCGGTTCATCAGATATGGGGTGAATTCCTCCAGATCCTCGGGCCGGTCGATCATGCCCCCAACTCCCTGGCTGTGAGAAAGCCGGAACCGCCCGAAAGACCCGGGCCGGGATGGGTCGAGGCGCCGATGTGGTAGAGATCCTTGATGCCGGTATCGTGGCGCTTGGTGTCTACGAAAGGCCGCCATTGGAAAAACTGTTCTAGCGTGCAGGCGCCGCCATAGGGATCGCCGCCGACGAGGTTCATGTTGTAGGCCTGCAGATCAGCGGGGGACACGGCACGGCGATGCGCGATGTTGTCCTGAAAATCTTCGATATGCTGGGCAAGAATCGCCTCGATCCGGTCGGCATAGGTTTCGCGCAGGGCGTCGGTCCATTGGCCGTCAGCGGGCACATCGATTTGCCCTGCGGCATCGCCTTTGACCACGCGCGGGGCCTCGGGCAGCTGCAGCCAGAGCACAGACTGACCGTCTGGCGCGCGGCTGGGATCGGCGGCACAGGGCTGGCCGACACAGATCGTGGGCACCTCGGGCAGAAAGCCGCGTTCGGCCTCATTGCCGGCTTTCGATACACCGTCCAGACCCGGCGTAAGGTGCAGCAACTGAACCTTTTCCAGACCTTCGGTTTTCCATTTGACCGGGCCGTTGATCACGTAATGAAGTTGGAAATTGCCTTTTCCGTAGCGGTATTTGCGCAGCGCGTCGGCTTTCTCGGGCATGGGGGCCAGGCTGCCGTAAAGCTGGTTTGGGGTTACAGAGGCCAGAACTTTTCCTGCCGTGATGATCTCGCCATCGGCCAGTTTCAGACCGGTTGCGCGCCCGCCCGCCATGGTGATTTCGCGCACCTCAGCCGAGGTGCGGACGCTGCCGCCGTTTTCTTCGATGATGGCAATCAGGCCGCGCACCATATTGGCTGCGCCGCCTTTGACCACCGGCGCGCTCGCCAGTTCAAGCGCAAAGCCGATGACCTGTCCCATCTGTCCGGAAAACGCAGCTTCCGGGCCAAGACCCGCATGCAGACACCATGGCGCCCAGAGCGCCCGCGACAGCTCGCTTTCAAAAGAGGTTTCCAGCCAGCCGCGCATGGATTGCAGCGCGCCGCCCATGGTGGTGGCCAGACCGTGCGGCGAGCGTTTCCAGGCCTGTTTTGCCAGCAGCTTCGCCGTAGATTTCGACCAAGGATCGCCGCCCATCAGCCCAAACAGAAGCTCCGCATCTGCGGCGAACTGGTCCAGATCAGCGGCAAGCTGGTGGCCATCACCGGGATGGGCCGCGTCAAACGCCGCGACATTGGCCGCGCGGTCGGTTTTATAGGTGAGCGCCCTGCCATCAGGAAGCAGGACGCCCGTGGGGGTGTCGGTGGCGCAGAATTCAACGCCGTGGCGTGCAAGGTCCTCGCCCAAGGCGCCATGCGCGGCCCCGGTCACCCAAAGCACGAATGTGGTGGCGAGGGGGTCATGGGTGACCCCCGGCGCCAGTTCTTCGGAGCGCATACAGCCGCCAGCCACCGCCTCGCGTTCGAAAAGCGCGACACGTTTTCCGGATTTGGCCAACATGGCACCGGCGGTCAGAGCGTTGATGCCGGTGCCGATGATGGCAACATCTGTGGATGGGCTGGCCATGCTGCGTGCTCCTTCGAACTGATTAGGCTGAGACCAGCGCGAGCGCGCGGATCGGGGAGCCGGTGCCGTTCTCGATTTTCAGCGGTGCGGTGACGAAGATCGCCCCTTTGGCCGGCAGCTTGTCGAGATTGGTCAGCGAGGCGAGGCCATAGCGGTTGTGCTTGTGCAGCAGGTTGTGCGCGGGGAAGGGGATATCAAACCCGCCAGCGGCGCCGGCATCTGTGCCAACGCACTGGCTGCCCCAGCCGAGAGCTTTCTTTTCTTCCATCAGATAGATGATGGCTTCGGCCGTCGGTCCTGGCGTGTGCGGGCCATCTTCGCGGGCGTTGAGGAATTTCTCTTCATCGTCGTTGAATTTGTCCCAGTCGGTGCGGAAGAGCACCCATTCGCCTTCTTTGATCTCACCGTGTTCCGCTTCCCAGGCTTTGATGTGCTCGACGGTGAGCAGGAAGTCGGGGTCCGAGTCGGCTTCTTTCGAGAAGTCGAGCACATTGGCCGGGGCCACGAAGTACTGCGGGTCGATGGTGTCGACTGCGCCGTCGGGGAAATCCTTGCCAGTGATCCAGTGGTGCGGGGCGTCGTAATGGGTGCCAGAGTGTTCGCCGAGCTTCAGCCAGTTCCAGGCCCAGAACGGACCGCGGTCGCCATATTCGGAGATCTTGTGAATTTCGATCGGCGGCGTGTCGTCGGCGATTTCCGGCGGCAGTTTCAGCAGCGGCGTTTTCGGGCCGAGCGGCGCGGCGCAATCGATGACTTTGATCGATCCGTCAAGCAGGCTGGTGGCAAGCTGCGCGAGGGTGTCCTGGGCGGTCATGGGGGCTTCCTATTTCCTGTTGGGTCAGTTGTTTTCTAAAAGATATGCAAATGCATGTAATAGAATTCTTCAAGTCCAAAATTTATTTTTTTGTAAAGCGCGCAAAACTCAGGCGATTTTCGGACCCGTGTCGCGCACATGATTAAAAACTGACCGCTTGCGAGTCGTAGATAGGTTTGACCATTTTTCATGGCTTCATCGCATGCACTTGTTGCGCAGAGGCGAACTGCATCAAGAGAAAGCAAGCGCCAAAGCATTTCGGTGACGATCATTTGGCGACGATTGGCTGCCATTTTATGCTTTAAGCTAAAAATAAATTATTCAGTCGCGCGGCTCGAAATACGAAAAAAGCCGCAGAGGCGATGCTCTGCGGCTGATCTTTCGGCCCGTTTTCAGGGCCTTATGAAAATGTACTTACCAGGAGGTCAGAACTGTGCCGTGGTAGCTGTCTTCGATGAATTTCTTCACCTCGTCAGAGTGATAGGCTTCGACCAGGGTTTCGACCCAAGGCTGATCTTCGTCGCCTTTGCGCACGACGATGACGTTCACATAAGGGTTGTCGGCGCTTTCCATGGCGATGGAATCGGTTTTCGGATTCAGGCCGGAGGCGATGGCATAGTTTGTGTTGATCATCGCAGCGTCGAGGTCGGCCAGGGAGCGCGGCAGTTGTGCAGCGTCGAGTTCCTTGAACTTCAGGTCCTTCGGATTGCCGGTCACATCAAGGATGGTCGGTTTCAGGCCGGCTTCCGGATCAAGGGTGATCAGGCCAAGCTGTTGCAGCACCAAAAGCGCGCGGCCACCGTTGGTCGGGTCGTTCGGAATGCCGATGGTCGCGCCCTCTTCCAGCGTGGCCGGATCGGTGATCTTGTCTGAATACAGACCCATCGGGGTGGTGATCGTGTTGCCCACGACAACCAGCTCGAACCCACGGTCTTTCATCTGGTTGTCCAGATAGGGAACGTGCTGAAAGGAGTTGGCTTCGATGTCGCCATCGGCCAGCGCCTGGTTCGGAACCACGTAATCGGAGAATTCGACCACATCGATGTCGAGGCCCATCGGCTCTGCGACTTTGGCGACTTCTTCCATGATTTCAGCGTGTTCGCCGGGAGAAACGCCGACTTTGATGTCTTCTGCCATGGCGGCAGTCGCGACCAGTGCAAGAACGGAGGTGAGAGTCGTCAGACGGAACATGAGGTAACTCCTTATGTGGATTGTACGGGAAACGGGCTTATTGTCCGCGGCCTTTGGGGGCCCGTTTGTCCACTCTGGCAGCGATCCATTCACCGATGGATTGCACAAGCTGGACGAGGACGATGAGAATGATCACGACGATGGCCATGACTTCTGGCATGAAGCGCTGATAGCCATAGCGGATGCCGAGATCGCCCAGACCTTCGCCACCGACCGCGCCGACCATGGCGGAATAGCCGATCAGGCTGACCACGGCGAGGGTGAGGCCGAGGGTGATGGAGGGCAGGGCCTCGGGGATCAGGACCTTGCGGATGATTTGCAGCGGGGTTGCCCCCATGGCGCGCGCCGCTTCGATCAGGCCGCTGTCGACTTCGCGAATGGCGTTTTCGACCAGTCGCGCGATGAACGGAATGGCGGCAATCGTCAGCGGCACGATGGCGGCGGTTGTGCCGATCGATGTGCCGGCGATCATGCGCGTAAAGGGGATGATCGCGACCACGAGAATGATAAAGGGCACGGAGCGCGTTGCATTGACCACCAGCCCCAGCACCTTGTTGACCAGCGGTGTGGATAAGAGTTCGCCGCGTTGCGACGTAGCCAGAAACACGCCCAAAGGCAGGCCGAACACCGTGCCGAGCAGGGCAGAGACTGCGACCATGTAAAGCGTCTGCCAGGTCGATTCCAAAAGCAGGTTGATCAGGTTAGCGGACATAGCCGAGCACCTCCGTCAGCAGGTCATGACGTTCGAGATAGGCGCGCGCCTCTGCGCCACGGCTGGCGTCCAGAGACACCAGAAGATTGCCAAAGGGGTGAATGCCGATTTCTTCGACGGCCCCGGCGAGGATATTGACCTCAACCCCAAGATCGCGGGTCAGCAGCGCCAGCATCGGATCAGTGGCATGTTTGCCGGCAAAGGTGACGCGGATCACCTCCTGGCCGCCATTTTCCGGGCGGTTGTCCTGCATCTGGCCTTTGATGAATGCGGGCAGGGTGACGCCGGTCACCCCCGACAGGAACGATCGTGTTGTCGGATGCTGCGGCGCGGTGAAGACATCATAGGTTGCGCCGGCTTCGACGATCTTGCCGGCGTCGATCACGGCGACATGGCTGGCGATGTCGCGCACCACCGCCATTTCATGGGTGATCAGCAGAATGGTCAGCCCAAGATCGCGATTGATGTCTTTGAGCAGTTCCAGAACCGTTTGCGTGGTTTCCGGGTCGAGCGCCGAGGTGGCCTCATCCGACAGCAGCACTTTCGGTGCGGTGGCCAACGCGCGCGCGATACCGACACGCTGTTTCTGACCGCCTGACAGTTCGGCTGGGTAGCGATCTGCCTGGGCGCTCAGTCCGACGCGGTCGATCAGATCTGCAACGCGGGGCTTGATCTTGTCGCTGGACACACCGGCCACTTCGAGCGGCAGGGCGATATTGCCCGCAACGGTTCGTGAGGACAGCAGGTTGAAGTGCTGGAAGATCATGCCGACATCGCGCCGGATATGACGTAGCGCGGCGCCTTTGGCAGTGCCGACATCTTGCCCGCCGACCAGAATACGGCCCGAAGTCGGGCGTTCCAGCCCGTTCACCATGCGCAGCAGGGTCGATTTGCCGGCGCCGGAGCGTCCGATGATCCCGGTAATGGCGCCAGGATCGACCGTCAGGTTGACGTCTTCCAGCGCGGAGACCGTACCGCCGCCGGGTTTGTGAAACGCTTTCCCAACTCCACTGAAAGAGATGGACGCGCCTTGGATGTCATCTGGCTGTGTCGTCATGGTGTTCTTGGCCGGTTTGCAAAACGATCATTTCCTGAGCGGTAGATAGGAACTGCTGCCAAGGTGCAAGGCCCTAATCCCTATGTTTTTGTCAGGTTCCCGCTTTGCAGCTTTGTTGCAGAACATTGTTTAGAGAATATTCCGCACGCCGGAATATTTGACCGGGCCCTGGTGACGGGGTCGGGTATATTGCCGCGCTGTCGGATCGTTTGCGGTCTGGGGCCGGGTCGGAGAATCAGCCGTTGGCACACTCGCTAGCGCTGTGCTCAGCCGGGCATCTGCACGTAAGTGGACCAATGCGGCATTCGTTTGGCGCTGCCTCCGACATGGATCTGACCGGGCAGGTCATAGCCCTTGGGAAACGGCGTGCCATGCGGAAAGGCATAGTAGCTGTCATGGACACAGACATCGTCCTGGATCATCGGCCAGACAAAATCGGCAAGAAAAGCCTGATCGCCAAACTTGTTGTCGAAATAGCGTTCCGCGCTGCGCAACCAGTCGGCCATCGGCGGCAAGACACCGGCCATCGCCCCCCACATGCCTGCGAGGATCAGTTCATGGTGATAGATATGATCGCGCATTACATGGAACCGCTTGCCCGAGTCGAGCCAGGCCTGCACCGCCAGAAGCTCCTTGGCGTTCAGGCGAGAATCCGCGTCTCGACAGACGAAGACGTTAATGTCGCGATCATCAGAGGCCAGAAAGCGCCACATCGGACGATATTTTTGATGTTCCGGCCGCGTCATCATCACCACCTGCGCGCCATAGGCCTTGAGCGCGTTGCGGGCATCTTCCGGCACCGAAGCATCGCAGTAGAACCGGGCGGTCCAGCGCACATAGATATGCTGTGCGATCTGCGCATTGACAATCGCGCCGGTGACATATTCCGGGCGATTGCCCCAAAGAGAAAAAGAAATGATGTTCTTTTCGCGATGGTCTGGATCAAAGCCACGGCCTCCGGGGGACAGTTTCATGTCCCTGAACGGCGAGGCATCGAAGGTGCGCAGCGCGTTTCGATGCTTGTCATTGAGATTGCGCAAACCTTGCAGCTGGGCTTCTTTCAGCCGACCCGTGCGCCACAGGCAGGCGATATAGGTGTTGCGGATGGTGACTTCGTCGCGCATCGACAGGGCTTTTTGCAGGGGCAGGATGGCTTCGGAATAGCGTTCCAACCGTTTCAGCAAGGTGCCCAGACCAACCCAGCCGTCCACGTCATCGGGATGATCCTTGGCGTATTTGGCGAAAACGGCGACGGCCTCTTTGGTCTTGCCCGCGTCCCGCAGCGAAAGCGCGACGAATATCCCGGCCTTGCTGCCCGGGTCGATCTTGGCCGCCTGAGCATAGGCGATGGCGGCCTCCATGTAGCGCCCTTCCTTACCGAGCTTGCGGGCAATGGCAGCGGCGCGCTGGAAATCGGAGATGCCGACAGTCTTGTTCATTGTGGGCGCTTTGTGGTTGTTTGGGTGGTTTGTGGATGGGACCTTGCGTCGATCTGGGCTGTGTCCGCGCTGAAATCAGGGGACATGGTCGACAGGTCGCGCAGGGCCTGCGCCGTGCCGCGAAAACCGCTGGCATCAGCGAGAGAAGCCGCTGTTAGAACACGGCGGTGAAACTCCTGCTCCTGTGGTTGCATAAAACTGTCCCGGATCAGCGCTATTCGTGTATAAAAAGGGCGAGAGGCAGGCCATGAGTGGTGCAAGGTGTGTGGGCATAGCCCGCCTCTCTAGAGGAGTGCTCCGTGGGGTGGAACAGTCCTGTCTTGTCGCGGCGCCTTAAAAGGTGCCGCCAATCCATCGGCCTTGCAGGAACAGGCGTGTGGTCTGATAGATCCCGCTGAGGCTGTCGAGTGCGCGCGACATGCGTTTTTCAGCCTTGGTACGGCAAAATATGGCGTGCAATTCGTGGTGGTGTTTTTGCAGTTGGGTCTGTGTCATGCATCACCTGTCGTATCATCCCCGGTTAAACCTCCGAGCAGGTCTCCGCCCAGGAGACCATCCGTGACACCGCTGAGAAGCCCGCCGACCGTGCCGCCCAGAAGTCCGCCGACCAAGCCTTCGTCGCCGAGCACACCCCCGAGCAGGCCTTCGTCGCCAAGCAGCCCACCGACCAGGTCGTCCTCGCCGGTGAGGCCGCCAAGAAGACCGTCATCGCCGCCAAGTAGCCCGCCGACCACACCGTCCTCACCAAGAAGGCCGTCAAGGGCACCGTCTTCTCCCCCGCCCAGCCCGCCGAGCAGACCACCAAGCAGACCTTCGTCTCCAAGCAGCTCGTCCAGCAGCCCGCCGCTGGTGTCATCGGCTGTCTCTTCTCCCTCGCTGATCAGGCCGGTGCCGGTCAATTCGCCGACCAACCCGTTGGCGCCTGTCAGCATGGAAAGCGTGCCGTCATTGCCGACCAGATCGCCGACCAGCCCATCCGTGCCGGTGACGTCTCCCAGCAGACCATGATCTCCGGTCAGATCGCCCAGCAGGCCACCATCCGCAATCAAACCGTCCAGCAGGCCGATTTCGTCACTGACCGGCGCGTCGTTCAACAGGGGTTGGTTGAGCAAAGATGTACCCAGTGCGCCGAGTGGGCTGTCCTCGCCGACAAGTTGCCCCAGCAATCCGTCGCTTCCGGTGACATCGCCCAACAAGCCTTCGGATCCGGTTAGATCACCAAGCAGGCCGTCATCGCCAATCAGCGGATTGAGGAACCCCTGAACTTCTGCGTCGCCCGGATCGGACGTATCACTCGGGTCCGATGTGTCGCTGGGATCAGACGTATCGCTTGGATCAGACGTATCGCTTGGGTCAGACGTATCGCTTGGGTCAGACGTATCGCTTGGGTCCGATGTATCGCTGGGATCGGATGTATCGCTCGGATCAGACGTATCGCTGGGATCGGAAGTATCACTCGGATCAGACGTATCGCTTGGGTCCGATGTATCGTCATCCCCGTCGCCACCGCCGGCGGCAAAGGCGAGACCGAGACCAGCGAGCGCCAAGCCCGCAATGCCGGCATTCGAGATGTCATCGCCAAGACCCGCGGCGGGATCACCCTGAACGCCCGCTTCGACCTCGTTTTCGAAGACCAGGCTGTGAAGGGATCCATTCGCAGCAGGTGTATAGAAATCATTGATGATAATCTGGTCGCCGTTTTTCAGATCGACGATCAGATTGTCTCCCCGTCGTGCATAGCTTTCGATGTCCTCTTGCAACGCATCGATCTTCACGCGGATTCCCGGGCCGGCTTGTAGGGTTGTTTCGGTCATGTGTCTTGCACTCCTCGCTCTCGGCGCCCAGATTCTCGTATGGAATAAACATATTCCTTAGTATGTATTACCTAACCAAAGGTATGTTTTTGTCAACTCGGAACTATGGGTTTTCGAGAGAAAGCTGCAAAGCATTCGAGGGGACAAACGTGAAAAGCCCCGCACATGGCGGGGCTTCTGTTTTTCCGATAGTGTCGCGTGATCAGATCACGTCCAGACCGTCTGTCAGGCCGCTCAGCAGGCCATCGTCGCCAGTCAGCCCGCCGAGCAGGCCATCATCGCCGCCGCCAAGCAATCCACCGACCAAGCCGTCGTCGCCCAGCAGCCCGTCAAGCAGCCCATCGCCAGATTCAGCGCTTTCATCGCCATCACCAAGCAGGCCCGCACCGAGCAGATCGCCGACCAAGCCTTCGCTGCCCGTCACATCTCCGAGCAGCCCGTCGTTGGTGACGAGATCACCGACCAGCCCATCCGCGCCGGTCACATCGCCGAGCACCCCATTGTCCCCGGTGACATCGCCGAGCAGGCCGCCATCGGTGATCAGCGGATCGAGGATACCGTCTTCGGCGCCGAGGCTGGCGAGCAACCCGTCCACCGTGTCCGTCGCGCCGCCAAGCAGCCCGTCTTCACCGCCGAGCAATCCGCCGACAAGGCCGTCATCGCCGGTGAGGCCGCCAAGCAGCCCGTCTTCACCGCCGAGCAATCCGCCGACAAGGCCGTCATCGCCGGTGAGGCCGCCAAGCAGCCCGTCTTCGCCGCCGAGCAGTCCGCCAACAAGGCCGTCATCCCCGGTGAGACCGCCAAGCAGCCCGTCTTCACCGCCGAGCAATCCGCCGACAAGGCCATCTTCGCCGGTGAGGCCGCCAAGCAGCCCGTCTTCACCGCCGAGCAATCCGCCGACAAGGCCGTCATCGCCAGTGAGACCGCCGAGCAGTCCGCCAACAAGGCCGTCATCGCCGGTGAGGCCGCCAAGCAGCCCGTCTTCGCCGCCGAGCAGTCCGCCAACAAGGCCGTCATCCCCGGTGAGGCCGCCAAGCAGCCCGTCTTCACCGCCGAGCAATCCGCCGACAAGGCCGTCATCGCCGGTGAGACCGCCGAGCAGGCCGTTTTCACCGACAACGCCGCCGAGCAGCCCATCGGAGCCAGTGACGCCGCTGAGCAAACCGCCGACCAAGCCGTCGCTCCCCAGAAGTCCGCCGACCAGCCCCTCGTCAGAAAGCAGGCTGCCAACCAGCCCGTCTTCGGTCAGAAGACCGCCGACCAGACCATCACTGCCGACTAGACCGTCGACAAGGCCGCCGTCTCCGAGCAGGCCGCTGGTCAGCCCTGTGCTGCCCAGAAGTCCGCCCACGAGGCCATTTTCATCAAGCAGACCGCTGGTGACGCTGTGCAGCGGATCTCCAGAGCTGTCGCCATCGCCGAGCAAGCCGCTGCCGGTCAGAGCGCCGACCAGACCGTTTTCGCCGGTGACGGCGCTCAGCAGCCCGTCGTTGCCAGCCAACTGGCCAAGAAGCCCTTCAGAGCCGGTGATGGCCCCCAGAGTGCCTTCGTTTCCGGTCACGCCACCCAGCAGGCCATCATCTGCCAGAACGGAATCCAGAAGTCCGGTTTCCTTTTCCTCACCATCCGGCGTGTCGGTGGGGTCTGTCGTGTCTGTTGGATCCGTGGGTTGGTCCGGTTCGTTGCCATCGTCGTCGCTGCCACCGCCGGCGGCTCCGGCGAGTGCAGCGGTCCCGAGGGCGGCCAGACCGGCCCCCATTTCATTGACGGCCATGCCGGCACCCAGTCCGGCTGCCGCAGCGCCATTGTCATCGAACACACCTTCGACACCGCTGAAACTGCCGTCAGCGAGCATCAATCGGTGTGCGGCGCCATCTTCGGCGGCAGTGTAGAAATCGCCGACGACAATCTGATCGCCATTGTTCAATTCAACGACCAGGTCATCCCCGGATTTA containing:
- a CDS encoding BapA prefix-like domain-containing protein, encoding MATTEIQAGAAADVTIGATKADINRYFKSGDDLVVELNNGDQIVVGDFYTAAEDGAAHRLMLADGSFSGVEGVFDDNGAAAAGLGAGMAVNEMGAGLAALGTAALAGAAGGGSDDDGNEPDQPTDPTDTTDPTDTPDGEEKETGLLDSVLADDGLLGGVTGNEGTLGAITGSEGLLGQLAGNDGLLSAVTGENGLVGALTGSGLLGDGDSSGDPLHSVTSGLLDENGLVGGLLGSTGLTSGLLGDGGLVDGLVGSDGLVGGLLTEDGLVGSLLSDEGLVGGLLGSDGLVGGLLSGVTGSDGLLGGVVGENGLLGGLTGDDGLVGGLLGGEDGLLGGLTGDDGLVGGLLGGEDGLLGGLTGDDGLVGGLLGGLTGDDGLVGGLLGGEDGLLGGLTGEDGLVGGLLGGEDGLLGGLTGDDGLVGGLLGGEDGLLGGLTGDDGLVGGLLGGEDGLLGGLTGDDGLVGGLLGGEDGLLGGATDTVDGLLASLGAEDGILDPLITDGGLLGDVTGDNGVLGDVTGADGLVGDLVTNDGLLGDVTGSEGLVGDLLGAGLLGDGDESAESGDGLLDGLLGDDGLVGGLLGGGDDGLLGGLTGDDGLLSGLTDGLDVI
- a CDS encoding BapA prefix-like domain-containing protein, translating into MTETTLQAGPGIRVKIDALQEDIESYARRGDNLIVDLKNGDQIIINDFYTPAANGSLHSLVFENEVEAGVQGDPAAGLGDDISNAGIAGLALAGLGLAFAAGGGDGDDDTSDPSDTSDPSDTSDPSDTSDPSDTSDPSDTSDPSDTSDPSDTSDPSDTSDPSDTSDPSDTSDPSDTSDPGDAEVQGFLNPLIGDDGLLGDLTGSEGLLGDVTGSDGLLGQLVGEDSPLGALGTSLLNQPLLNDAPVSDEIGLLDGLIADGGLLGDLTGDHGLLGDVTGTDGLVGDLVGNDGTLSMLTGANGLVGELTGTGLISEGEETADDTSGGLLDELLGDEGLLGGLLGGLGGGEDGALDGLLGEDGVVGGLLGGDDGLLGGLTGEDDLVGGLLGDEGLLGGVLGDEGLVGGLLGGTVGGLLSGVTDGLLGGDLLGGLTGDDTTGDA